The following proteins are co-located in the Hydrogenobacter hydrogenophilus genome:
- the gatA gene encoding Asp-tRNA(Asn)/Glu-tRNA(Gln) amidotransferase subunit GatA — protein MLWKLSVFELRELILKKEVKVSEVVESFAERFSSTEDKVKAFITPLYEQALERAKAMDQKVEDKPLFGIPVAIKDNINVKGFKTTCASKMLENFISPYSATVVERLESAGALIVGKTNMDEFAMGSSTEYSAFFPTKNPWDLQRVPGGSSGGSAVATCVLSAPLSLGSDTGGSIRQPASFCGVIGLKPTYGRVSRYGLVAFASSLDQIGPFGRRTLDTALLLEVISGRDEKDSTSADVPVPQFSQEAKKELKGLRIGVPKEFFEFEMQKEVKELFEEFLRQMEKNGFSTEEVSLPHVKYSIPAYYVIAPSEASSNLARYDGVRYGYRTKDYSDLFEMYSKTRDEGFGQEVKRRIMIGTFALSSGYYDAYYLKAMKVRTLIKKDFEEAFKRVDIIACPTAPTVAFKFGEKTSDPIQMYLSDIFTVPVNLAGLPAISIPIGMSDGLPVGGQLIGKPFDETTLLRVSYLWEHIYEHYKLLPKL, from the coding sequence ATGCTTTGGAAGTTGTCCGTTTTTGAGCTAAGAGAATTGATACTAAAAAAGGAAGTTAAAGTTTCAGAAGTCGTTGAAAGCTTTGCAGAAAGGTTCTCTTCTACAGAGGATAAAGTAAAAGCTTTTATAACTCCCCTTTACGAACAGGCTCTTGAGCGCGCCAAAGCTATGGATCAAAAAGTAGAAGACAAACCCCTATTTGGCATACCTGTGGCAATAAAGGATAACATAAATGTGAAAGGATTCAAAACCACATGCGCCTCAAAGATGCTTGAAAACTTTATATCCCCGTATTCTGCTACAGTAGTTGAAAGGTTAGAATCCGCAGGTGCTCTGATAGTAGGAAAGACTAACATGGACGAGTTTGCTATGGGTTCTTCCACCGAGTACTCTGCCTTCTTTCCTACTAAAAATCCTTGGGACCTTCAGAGGGTGCCAGGTGGTTCTTCTGGAGGTTCTGCTGTGGCTACCTGTGTGCTTTCCGCTCCTTTGTCTTTGGGTTCTGACACGGGAGGTTCCATACGCCAGCCTGCCTCCTTCTGTGGTGTTATAGGTCTAAAACCCACTTACGGAAGGGTATCACGCTACGGACTTGTTGCCTTTGCATCTTCCCTTGACCAAATAGGACCCTTTGGAAGAAGAACCTTAGATACCGCACTTCTTCTTGAGGTGATCTCAGGTAGAGATGAGAAAGACTCCACGAGCGCTGATGTGCCCGTGCCCCAGTTTTCCCAAGAAGCAAAGAAGGAACTCAAAGGATTAAGGATAGGTGTGCCCAAAGAGTTCTTTGAGTTTGAGATGCAAAAGGAAGTCAAAGAGCTTTTTGAAGAGTTTTTGAGACAGATGGAGAAAAACGGATTTTCCACAGAGGAGGTCTCTCTGCCCCATGTTAAATACTCCATACCTGCCTACTATGTGATAGCCCCCTCGGAAGCATCTTCCAACTTAGCACGGTATGACGGTGTCAGATACGGGTATAGAACCAAGGACTACTCGGATCTCTTTGAGATGTACTCAAAAACAAGAGATGAGGGTTTTGGACAAGAAGTAAAGAGAAGGATCATGATAGGCACCTTTGCTCTATCCAGTGGATATTACGATGCGTATTACCTGAAAGCTATGAAAGTGAGAACTCTAATAAAGAAGGATTTTGAGGAAGCCTTTAAGAGAGTGGACATTATAGCCTGTCCCACCGCTCCCACCGTTGCCTTTAAGTTTGGCGAAAAAACATCAGACCCCATACAGATGTATCTTTCTGACATATTTACTGTGCCAGTAAACCTTGCAGGACTGCCTGCCATATCTATACCCATAGGTATGTCAGATGGACTGCCAGTGGGCGGACAGCTTATAGGAAAACCCTTTGACGAAACTACCCTTTTGAGAGTATCCTATCTTTGGGAACACATATACGAACACTATAAGCTCCTTCCTAAGTTATAA
- a CDS encoding ribonuclease HII translates to MIEYELSFWEKNLIVAGVDEAGRGPLAGPVVAVAVILPPFTEPFIDKDSKKMSPKERESAYELIKAKALAIGTAVVDSVVIDRINILQATKLAMKRALEDLKHPFDVVITDHVKLEGYNCLPLVKGDEKSLSCACASIVAKVLRDKIMEHYHRVFPEYDFRRHKGYPTSRHRELLKRYGITDIHRKSFRVR, encoded by the coding sequence GTGATAGAGTACGAGCTTTCCTTCTGGGAAAAGAATCTCATAGTTGCGGGTGTAGATGAGGCAGGGCGTGGACCCCTTGCGGGTCCAGTTGTGGCGGTAGCGGTCATACTCCCTCCCTTTACAGAACCCTTTATAGACAAAGACTCCAAAAAAATGTCTCCAAAAGAAAGGGAAAGCGCTTACGAGCTTATAAAGGCAAAGGCGCTTGCAATAGGGACAGCGGTAGTGGACAGTGTGGTAATAGACAGGATAAACATTTTGCAGGCTACAAAACTTGCTATGAAAAGAGCTTTGGAGGACCTCAAACACCCTTTTGATGTAGTTATCACAGACCATGTGAAGTTGGAAGGTTATAACTGTCTTCCTCTTGTAAAAGGAGATGAGAAAAGTCTCAGTTGCGCGTGCGCTTCTATAGTAGCAAAGGTCCTAAGAGACAAAATAATGGAACACTACCACAGAGTATTTCCTGAGTACGACTTTAGAAGGCACAAAGGATATCCTACGAGCAGACACAGAGAGCTATTAAAAAGATACGGCATTACAGATATACACAGAAAAAGCTTTAGGGTAAGGTAA
- a CDS encoding RNA ligase partner protein, with translation MDTFVLDTSVFTNPDVYTQFEADQLGAIENFISLASHTNANFFMPTSVYYEFTKMVNLGELAPKFELVVRIRSPRKWGLMVPAEFLYEFIEEVRHRINKGLRIAEEHTKEAGKLTEEQVGRIINKLREKYREALRVGIIDSKEDVDVLLLSYELDAILVSGDEGLRRWADRVGIKLIDPKNLRYIMENLAKIR, from the coding sequence ATGGATACCTTTGTCCTTGATACGAGCGTTTTTACAAACCCTGATGTTTATACTCAGTTTGAAGCGGATCAGCTTGGAGCCATAGAAAACTTTATTTCCCTTGCATCTCATACAAACGCCAACTTCTTTATGCCTACTTCTGTGTATTACGAGTTTACAAAGATGGTAAACTTAGGAGAGTTAGCTCCAAAATTTGAGCTTGTCGTTAGGATAAGGTCTCCCAGGAAGTGGGGTCTTATGGTGCCTGCGGAGTTTCTCTACGAGTTTATAGAAGAAGTAAGGCACAGGATAAACAAAGGACTAAGGATAGCAGAAGAACATACCAAAGAAGCAGGAAAGCTCACGGAAGAACAAGTAGGAAGGATAATAAATAAACTCAGAGAAAAGTACAGAGAAGCTCTCAGAGTAGGCATAATAGATAGTAAGGAAGATGTTGATGTGCTTTTGCTATCTTACGAGCTTGACGCTATACTGGTCTCTGGTGATGAAGGTCTAAGAAGGTGGGCGGACAGAGTGGGTATAAAGCTCATAGACCCGAAAAATCTTAGGTACATAATGGAGAACCTTGCAAAAATAAGATGA
- the queA gene encoding tRNA preQ1(34) S-adenosylmethionine ribosyltransferase-isomerase QueA yields MRLEDFDYELPPELIAKYPLTERHKARLMVLDRKDKSIKHDIFWNLPLYLEEGDLLVFNNTKVLPARLYGEKPTGGKVEVLLTDFVENNLWEALVGGKNIKGGLSIRIADDFEVKILKHISEGKFLVELCAHDPVQALYKHGHIPIPPYLEREEEEIDKVYYQTVFAQKEGSVAAPTASLHFSEELLKRLDEFGIRKAFITLHVSYGTFKPVKVSDVKEHKVDAEYAEVPEETVELIKQVKEEGKRVVAVGTTVVRALETKPFCAFRGKTDLYIYPGYEFKVVSAMITNFHLPRSSLLLLVSAFAGREFVLEAYKLAVKERYRFYSYGDGMLIL; encoded by the coding sequence ATGAGGTTGGAAGATTTTGATTATGAACTACCACCGGAACTCATAGCTAAGTATCCCCTTACGGAAAGACACAAGGCAAGGCTTATGGTATTAGACAGAAAAGACAAAAGTATAAAACACGACATATTTTGGAATTTACCCCTTTATTTAGAAGAAGGAGACCTTCTTGTGTTTAACAACACAAAAGTATTACCCGCGAGACTCTACGGAGAAAAACCAACGGGTGGAAAGGTAGAGGTGCTCCTTACAGACTTTGTGGAAAATAACCTTTGGGAAGCGCTCGTAGGTGGGAAAAACATAAAAGGAGGGCTTTCTATCCGTATAGCTGATGACTTTGAGGTCAAGATCCTCAAGCACATAAGCGAAGGGAAGTTCCTTGTGGAGCTTTGCGCACACGATCCTGTGCAGGCACTTTACAAACATGGGCACATACCTATACCACCTTACTTGGAAAGGGAAGAGGAGGAAATAGACAAGGTGTATTACCAGACAGTGTTTGCTCAAAAGGAAGGTTCTGTTGCGGCACCTACCGCATCCCTTCACTTTTCTGAGGAGCTTCTTAAAAGACTTGATGAATTTGGCATAAGAAAAGCCTTTATAACTCTGCATGTCTCTTATGGCACTTTCAAACCCGTTAAGGTTAGTGATGTAAAAGAACATAAGGTGGATGCGGAGTATGCAGAAGTGCCAGAAGAAACCGTAGAGCTCATAAAACAGGTGAAAGAAGAAGGTAAAAGGGTGGTTGCAGTAGGCACAACAGTGGTAAGAGCCTTAGAGACCAAGCCTTTCTGTGCCTTTCGTGGAAAAACAGACCTTTACATATACCCTGGGTATGAGTTTAAGGTGGTGTCTGCTATGATAACTAACTTTCATCTGCCAAGGTCTTCTTTGCTTCTGCTCGTTTCTGCTTTTGCAGGCAGGGAGTTTGTGCTTGAGGCTTATAAGTTAGCAGTGAAAGAAAGATACAGATTTTACAGCTATGGTGATGGCATGCTCATACTGTGA
- the rplS gene encoding 50S ribosomal protein L19, translating to MSGLLHEVENIYQPKKEYPPFKVGDTVRVHYKIVEGEKERIQPFEGVVIRIRGSGINKTFTVRKESYGVGIERIFPFASPNIEKIEVVKYGKVRRAKLYFLRKYKGKEASGKVREIKPWEKKK from the coding sequence ATGAGCGGTCTTCTGCATGAAGTGGAGAACATATACCAGCCTAAAAAGGAGTATCCCCCCTTTAAGGTAGGCGATACGGTAAGGGTCCATTACAAGATAGTAGAAGGAGAGAAAGAACGCATACAGCCCTTTGAAGGAGTGGTCATAAGAATAAGGGGAAGCGGTATAAACAAGACCTTCACTGTGCGCAAGGAGTCCTACGGTGTAGGTATTGAAAGGATATTTCCTTTTGCCAGTCCCAACATAGAAAAGATAGAGGTAGTAAAGTACGGAAAGGTAAGAAGGGCAAAGCTTTACTTCCTGCGCAAGTACAAGGGTAAAGAGGCATCAGGTAAAGTTAGAGAGATAAAACCTTGGGAAAAGAAGAAGTGA
- a CDS encoding response regulator transcription factor, with the protein MNEVKVFILEDDKDLSEIISYNLRKENYSVKAFHRGVDLLKALQEETPDLILLDVMVPDYDGFRIASILKSRPDMKELPVIFITVKDAEEDKLRGFSLGADDYITKPFSIKELMARVKAVLKRAGKIKKEGVFKLGDLEVDTQRREVRRGKEKIYLTPTEFKILECLLENYARPVSREYLIEVVLQKDVYDRTIDVHVKNLREKLGKEGQAIKTVRGFGYKIEL; encoded by the coding sequence ATGAATGAGGTTAAGGTCTTCATACTTGAAGACGATAAGGACCTATCAGAGATAATTAGCTACAATCTGAGGAAAGAAAATTATTCAGTAAAAGCCTTTCACAGAGGGGTTGATCTTCTAAAAGCTCTTCAGGAAGAAACCCCAGATCTCATACTTCTTGATGTAATGGTACCAGACTACGACGGGTTTAGGATCGCAAGCATACTAAAATCAAGACCAGACATGAAAGAACTGCCCGTAATATTCATAACGGTAAAAGATGCGGAAGAAGATAAACTAAGAGGTTTTTCTCTTGGAGCAGATGACTACATAACCAAACCCTTTTCCATTAAAGAGCTCATGGCAAGAGTAAAAGCGGTGCTCAAAAGGGCAGGCAAGATAAAGAAAGAAGGAGTTTTTAAACTTGGAGACCTTGAGGTGGATACCCAAAGACGCGAGGTAAGAAGAGGTAAAGAAAAAATATATCTTACCCCTACAGAGTTCAAAATACTTGAGTGTCTTCTTGAAAACTACGCAAGGCCTGTAAGCAGAGAGTATCTTATAGAGGTGGTGCTCCAAAAGGATGTATACGACAGAACCATAGATGTTCATGTAAAAAACCTCAGGGAAAAGCTCGGGAAAGAAGGACAAGCCATAAAAACTGTAAGAGGCTTTGGATATAAGATAGAGCTATGA
- a CDS encoding murein hydrolase activator EnvC family protein produces MKAILLSFIIFLSGCGLVKIELRDITPKEKTQKEPRKKEEPQVKAPITVPMPVKGTPVKLQKGYFIKTSCDEFFRAVDNGKVIYAGDDIKSYRWLLMVDTGRYIAVYGKAQKLFVRKGESVKRWQPLGKVGQHGDACGITFEIRDKEGVPVNFEFER; encoded by the coding sequence ATGAAAGCTATCCTCCTGTCCTTCATTATCTTTCTTAGCGGGTGTGGGCTCGTTAAGATAGAACTAAGGGACATAACGCCAAAAGAGAAAACACAAAAAGAACCAAGAAAAAAAGAAGAACCACAAGTAAAAGCTCCCATCACTGTCCCTATGCCTGTGAAGGGCACGCCAGTAAAGCTTCAAAAGGGATACTTCATAAAAACCTCTTGCGATGAATTTTTCAGAGCTGTTGATAACGGAAAGGTCATTTATGCAGGTGATGACATTAAAAGCTATAGGTGGCTCCTTATGGTGGATACAGGTAGGTACATAGCGGTTTACGGAAAAGCTCAAAAGCTCTTTGTGAGAAAAGGAGAAAGTGTAAAAAGGTGGCAACCTCTGGGTAAAGTAGGACAGCACGGTGATGCATGCGGTATAACCTTTGAAATAAGAGATAAGGAAGGAGTACCTGTTAATTTTGAGTTTGAGAGATAA
- a CDS encoding NAD(P)H-hydrate dehydratase gives MKILKAQEMSQMDLKATTDIGIPSFLLMENAGLRIVQVIKKEFPNAKKILFFIGKGNNGGDGLVAVRHLYLSGYKVDYFLVHGEELKGDALLNLSILKNLGCYPLTEKPHKDYDLIVDAIFGTGFKPPIKGHVVEWINFINTSQIPVLSVDIPSGLSADSSQVYEPSVKADITVTFEFPKVCHILQPSAKRCGKIYVASIGLPKFLAEEVKREVLEKVKVFKREPDVHKGKMGHVLLVGSSVGKTGALIMSAKAATRTGSGLVSVGVPKGLNQIFEIALTEEMSIPLEGEDRLSEKSADRIIQMQDSFSAIGVGMGMGTYQEGESIVKKLIKDIKKPLLLDADAINNLANIKDLNILKEREYPTVLTPHVGEFARLSGYEKDSIVHNLIDVAQEFSQKWNCFLVLKSSRTVISTPDGYAFVSLRGSPAMAKGGSGDVLSGILTSLMGRGIPLLDALRLGVFLHGLAGEIAERKRHTESVRALDIVEEIPSAYNQIENESYPPVLHYLS, from the coding sequence ATGAAAATACTCAAAGCTCAAGAGATGTCTCAAATGGACCTAAAAGCCACAACAGATATAGGTATTCCATCTTTTCTGCTTATGGAAAACGCAGGTTTGAGGATAGTACAAGTCATAAAAAAAGAGTTTCCCAATGCGAAAAAGATTCTTTTTTTTATAGGCAAGGGAAACAACGGAGGAGATGGGCTCGTAGCGGTTAGACATCTTTACTTGAGTGGCTACAAGGTGGATTACTTTTTAGTGCATGGAGAGGAGTTAAAGGGTGATGCTCTTTTGAACCTCAGCATATTAAAAAACTTAGGCTGTTATCCACTTACAGAAAAACCACATAAAGATTATGACCTTATAGTGGATGCCATCTTTGGCACAGGCTTTAAACCTCCCATCAAAGGTCATGTAGTGGAATGGATAAACTTTATAAATACCTCCCAGATACCCGTGTTGTCTGTTGATATTCCTTCTGGGCTTTCTGCGGATAGCTCTCAGGTGTATGAACCCAGCGTGAAGGCAGACATTACTGTAACCTTTGAGTTTCCCAAAGTGTGCCACATTCTACAGCCATCTGCCAAAAGGTGTGGAAAGATATATGTAGCCTCTATAGGCTTGCCCAAGTTTTTGGCAGAGGAGGTCAAAAGGGAAGTTTTAGAAAAGGTAAAGGTTTTCAAAAGAGAGCCTGATGTTCATAAAGGGAAGATGGGACATGTACTTTTGGTAGGGTCAAGCGTAGGGAAAACAGGAGCTCTGATCATGTCCGCTAAAGCTGCCACAAGAACGGGTTCAGGGCTTGTCAGCGTAGGTGTTCCTAAGGGCTTAAACCAGATTTTTGAGATAGCTCTAACAGAAGAAATGAGTATACCCCTTGAAGGTGAGGACAGACTAAGTGAAAAGAGCGCTGACAGGATCATACAGATGCAGGATAGTTTTTCAGCAATAGGTGTGGGCATGGGTATGGGAACTTACCAAGAGGGAGAAAGTATAGTGAAAAAACTCATAAAGGATATTAAAAAGCCTTTACTTTTGGATGCAGATGCCATAAACAACTTGGCTAACATTAAAGACTTGAACATCCTAAAAGAGAGAGAGTATCCCACGGTGCTTACACCTCATGTGGGTGAGTTTGCGAGGTTAAGCGGATACGAGAAGGACTCTATAGTGCATAACCTCATAGATGTGGCTCAGGAGTTTTCCCAAAAGTGGAACTGCTTTCTTGTTCTTAAGTCTTCAAGAACCGTTATTTCTACACCAGATGGTTATGCCTTTGTGTCTTTGAGGGGAAGTCCAGCTATGGCAAAAGGTGGAAGCGGAGATGTGTTATCAGGCATCCTTACTTCGCTCATGGGCAGAGGTATTCCCCTTTTGGACGCGCTAAGGTTGGGAGTTTTCTTACACGGGCTTGCAGGCGAAATAGCAGAAAGGAAAAGGCATACAGAAAGCGTAAGAGCTCTTGATATAGTGGAAGAGATCCCCTCAGCTTATAATCAGATAGAAAATGAAAGCTATCCTCCTGTCCTTCATTATCTTTCTTAG
- a CDS encoding HD domain-containing protein: MQEVIFEKGIKHTAHGLNFYMSYFDDIAKVLPREELCFVVGGWVRDRILGEPVGYNIDVDLLVTCDPTKVAKDFANLIGGTYFEFEKKGFLVKRPTIATVILKIPPYKYRFDFAQIKGKDIEKALIEDLLSRDFTANAMAVSIDDVLSIGAKQTIIYDPAKGIEALQEGKLRPISLKNLEEDPVRILRGFRLAVEKNLELTEDFYHFVKKKGHMLTKVPSERITLELFKILRHNQSAKVIRDLYENGVLEVIFPEFSHMRKIKDQGEHHIYPLDEHTLRVLSALEKVIEERERYLSPDLSKNLGTMQVHGEFSDIELLKLSALFHDIAKPHTFEIRNGKITFYNHDKLGAQIVKEIGRRLKWSDTATEFVSKLVEEHLRPFYLRESLKRGQLTDRGKAKFWKECEEISAHLFLHAIADAIASKDTEEDMQDLIKTIKELETYRKEKYEKIPIKSLLTGREIMEIFRLPEGPKIGEIKRALEQAQLNGIVKTKEDAIKFVKNFISQTQN; this comes from the coding sequence ATGCAGGAAGTGATATTTGAAAAAGGTATAAAGCACACCGCTCACGGGCTTAACTTTTACATGTCTTATTTTGACGATATAGCCAAGGTGCTTCCAAGGGAAGAACTCTGTTTTGTGGTGGGTGGATGGGTAAGAGACAGAATTTTAGGTGAGCCCGTAGGTTATAACATTGATGTGGATCTGCTTGTGACATGCGATCCTACCAAAGTAGCAAAAGATTTTGCTAATCTTATAGGTGGTACTTACTTTGAGTTTGAAAAGAAGGGTTTTTTGGTAAAAAGGCCTACTATTGCTACAGTGATACTAAAAATACCTCCTTATAAATACCGCTTTGATTTTGCTCAGATAAAAGGCAAAGACATAGAGAAGGCTCTAATAGAGGACTTACTGTCAAGAGATTTTACAGCAAACGCTATGGCAGTAAGCATAGATGATGTGCTGAGCATAGGAGCAAAGCAGACCATCATCTACGATCCTGCAAAGGGCATAGAAGCCCTTCAGGAAGGAAAGCTCAGACCCATTTCTTTAAAGAATTTGGAGGAAGACCCCGTTAGAATACTAAGAGGTTTTAGGCTTGCGGTAGAGAAAAATCTTGAGTTAACAGAGGATTTTTACCACTTTGTAAAAAAGAAGGGACACATGCTTACAAAAGTCCCAAGTGAAAGAATAACCCTTGAGCTTTTTAAAATACTAAGGCATAACCAAAGCGCAAAAGTTATAAGAGACCTCTACGAGAATGGCGTTTTGGAGGTTATCTTTCCCGAATTTAGCCATATGAGAAAAATAAAAGATCAGGGAGAACATCACATATATCCCCTTGATGAACACACCTTAAGGGTTTTGTCTGCTTTGGAAAAGGTGATAGAAGAAAGGGAAAGGTATTTAAGCCCAGATCTGAGTAAGAATTTGGGAACTATGCAAGTACACGGTGAGTTTTCTGACATTGAACTTCTAAAGCTTTCTGCCCTGTTTCACGACATAGCAAAACCTCACACTTTTGAGATAAGAAACGGGAAGATCACCTTTTACAACCACGATAAATTGGGAGCTCAGATAGTTAAAGAGATAGGCAGAAGGCTAAAGTGGAGTGATACCGCAACAGAGTTTGTTTCTAAGCTTGTGGAAGAACACCTAAGACCCTTTTATCTCAGAGAATCTCTCAAGAGAGGACAGCTCACAGACAGAGGCAAAGCCAAGTTTTGGAAAGAGTGTGAAGAAATTTCTGCGCACCTTTTCCTTCATGCTATAGCAGATGCCATTGCAAGCAAAGACACAGAAGAAGACATGCAAGACCTCATCAAAACCATAAAAGAGCTTGAAACTTATAGAAAGGAAAAGTACGAAAAGATACCCATAAAGTCTCTGCTCACAGGTAGAGAGATTATGGAGATTTTTAGACTGCCAGAGGGACCTAAAATAGGTGAGATCAAAAGAGCTTTAGAACAGGCACAGCTCAATGGTATAGTGAAAACAAAAGAAGATGCCATAAAGTTTGTGAAAAACTTTATCTCTCAAACTCAAAATTAA
- the oadA gene encoding sodium-extruding oxaloacetate decarboxylase subunit alpha has translation MRDILITDVSLRDGIQCILATRVRTEDMLPIIEVLDKCGFWSLEVWGGATFDVCLRYLKEDPWERLRKFKDRAKNTKLEMLLRGQNIVGYRHYPDDVVEAFVKKAYDNGIEVFRIFDALNDVRNMKKAIQVAKKLSAIVKGVLSYTISPVHTVEYYLGIARQLVDMGIDIISIKDQAGLLSPKMAYDLVSTLRSEFPHYPIHLHTQTTADLAEMAQLKGIEAGADMIDTVFYSLSGQTAHPPGETMIYVLREFGYKVSVDEKLYQKAGDMFREVRKKYAKYDVLPPYPDVGVLSHQVPGGMITNFISQLKEQGMEDKLSEVLEEVKRVREDLGYPPLVTPTSQIVGSQAFLNVLHGERYKVVTKETKDYVKGLYGKPPAPIKEEIIKKILGEEETIYHIRPADLLEPELDKLRQEAIKAGARNEEDILSYALFPLVAKEFFEWREKFERGEALPPQLEEDIKEEKKESIPVEFVITVHGEQYHVQIAGRGEPTPEGKTFFIRLDGQLEEVLVKPLREIESVGIPYGDIPAGGEVKPKRPKPVGIGDITSPISGKVVNIKVSKGQKVKEGDVLFVVEAMKMENEIHSPIDGTVEEILVSVGEVINPDEVVIRIKPAL, from the coding sequence ATGCGAGATATACTAATAACAGATGTTTCTTTAAGGGATGGCATACAGTGTATCTTAGCTACGCGCGTAAGAACCGAGGACATGCTACCTATTATTGAAGTTCTTGATAAATGCGGTTTTTGGTCTTTGGAGGTGTGGGGAGGTGCCACCTTTGACGTGTGTCTTAGATACCTAAAAGAAGATCCGTGGGAAAGGCTCAGAAAGTTCAAAGACAGAGCAAAGAATACCAAATTGGAAATGCTCTTAAGGGGACAGAACATAGTGGGATACAGACACTATCCTGATGATGTGGTAGAAGCTTTTGTGAAAAAGGCTTATGACAATGGTATAGAGGTCTTTAGGATCTTTGACGCTCTTAACGATGTTAGAAATATGAAAAAAGCCATTCAAGTGGCAAAGAAACTGTCCGCCATAGTAAAGGGGGTGCTCTCTTACACCATAAGTCCTGTGCATACAGTGGAGTATTACTTAGGTATAGCAAGACAGCTCGTAGACATGGGCATTGACATTATATCCATAAAAGACCAAGCAGGATTGCTATCTCCCAAAATGGCTTACGACCTTGTAAGCACTCTCAGATCCGAATTTCCCCATTATCCCATACACCTGCATACACAAACTACAGCAGACTTAGCAGAGATGGCACAGCTCAAGGGCATAGAGGCAGGAGCGGATATGATAGATACAGTTTTTTACAGTCTTTCTGGTCAGACCGCTCACCCACCGGGAGAAACCATGATATATGTGCTGAGAGAGTTTGGCTATAAGGTAAGTGTAGATGAAAAGCTCTATCAAAAAGCAGGCGATATGTTTAGAGAGGTACGCAAAAAGTATGCCAAATACGATGTTTTACCACCGTATCCAGATGTGGGCGTGCTTTCCCATCAAGTTCCCGGTGGAATGATAACCAACTTTATAAGCCAACTTAAAGAACAGGGCATGGAAGATAAGCTTAGCGAAGTTTTAGAAGAAGTAAAGAGGGTAAGAGAAGATTTAGGATATCCACCTTTAGTTACACCAACAAGTCAGATAGTGGGATCTCAAGCCTTTTTGAATGTGCTTCATGGAGAGAGATACAAAGTAGTCACTAAAGAGACCAAGGACTATGTAAAAGGTCTTTATGGCAAGCCACCAGCACCCATAAAGGAGGAGATAATAAAGAAAATCTTAGGAGAAGAAGAGACCATATATCACATAAGACCAGCAGACCTTTTGGAACCAGAATTGGATAAGCTCAGGCAAGAAGCTATAAAAGCGGGAGCCAGAAACGAAGAAGATATACTTTCTTATGCTCTTTTCCCTTTGGTTGCAAAAGAGTTCTTTGAATGGAGAGAAAAGTTTGAAAGGGGAGAGGCACTGCCACCTCAGTTAGAAGAAGATATAAAGGAGGAGAAAAAAGAATCTATACCAGTAGAGTTTGTGATAACAGTCCATGGTGAGCAGTATCATGTGCAGATAGCAGGCAGAGGAGAACCCACACCAGAAGGTAAAACTTTCTTTATAAGGCTTGACGGACAACTTGAAGAGGTACTTGTAAAACCCCTAAGGGAAATAGAAAGCGTAGGCATACCTTACGGTGATATACCAGCAGGAGGAGAGGTAAAACCCAAAAGACCAAAGCCCGTAGGCATAGGAGACATAACCTCTCCCATATCAGGTAAGGTGGTAAACATAAAGGTGAGTAAGGGTCAGAAAGTCAAAGAGGGAGATGTGCTCTTTGTTGTAGAAGCTATGAAGATGGAGAATGAGATACACAGCCCAATAGATGGTACAGTAGAAGAGATTCTCGTCTCCGTAGGTGAGGTTATAAACCCTGACGAAGTGGTAATAAGGATAAAACCAGCGCTATGA